A single genomic interval of Methyloceanibacter caenitepidi harbors:
- a CDS encoding L,D-transpeptidase family protein, with protein sequence MLRLLFVSILLTALAGGAYYLFTPEGRQLIDRVTINWDRQDNRGHFRSGRPLPGTPDLSRFSARMNEAGVKPGMPVHIRIYKLESEIELWVQKNGRFERFATYPICMWSGRLGPKLKEGDRQAPEGFYTVDKDALNPNSVEHLSFNLGFPNAYDQSKGRTGSFLMVHGGCASIGCFAVTDGVVDELWAFVTAALDNGQARIPVHAFPFRMTEKNLRLRSGDKWAPFWANLKTGHDLFARDRVPPKVSVCDGSYVFERGSAATVDSAVEAYCPDTVARPSPRERAATTEARNTE encoded by the coding sequence ATGCTGCGCTTACTTTTCGTCTCTATTCTGCTGACGGCGCTCGCGGGCGGTGCGTACTACCTGTTCACGCCCGAGGGGCGGCAGCTCATCGACCGGGTCACCATCAATTGGGACCGCCAGGACAACCGAGGGCACTTCCGGTCCGGCCGTCCGCTGCCGGGGACGCCGGATCTAAGCCGCTTCTCCGCGCGGATGAACGAAGCCGGCGTGAAGCCCGGCATGCCGGTGCACATCCGCATCTACAAGCTCGAATCCGAAATCGAGCTCTGGGTGCAGAAGAACGGCCGTTTCGAGCGCTTCGCGACCTATCCGATCTGCATGTGGTCCGGGCGCCTCGGGCCGAAGCTGAAGGAAGGCGACCGGCAGGCGCCCGAGGGCTTCTACACGGTGGACAAGGACGCGCTCAATCCCAACAGCGTCGAGCACCTTTCCTTCAATCTCGGCTTTCCGAACGCCTATGACCAGAGCAAGGGGCGCACCGGCTCGTTTCTGATGGTGCATGGCGGCTGCGCGTCCATCGGTTGCTTTGCCGTCACTGACGGGGTGGTGGACGAACTCTGGGCCTTCGTCACCGCGGCGCTCGACAACGGCCAGGCCCGCATCCCCGTTCACGCCTTTCCCTTCCGGATGACCGAGAAAAATCTGCGTCTCCGGTCGGGAGACAAATGGGCGCCGTTCTGGGCCAACCTCAAAACGGGTCACGACCTGTTTGCCCGCGACCGGGTGCCGCCGAAGGTCAGCGTGTGCGATGGGTCTTACGTGTTCGAGCGGGGCAGCGCCGCCACGGTGGACAGCGCGGTCGAGGCGTACTGCCCCGACACTGTGGCCCGACCCAGTCCGCGCGAACGGGCCGCCACTACAGAGGCCAGAAATACAGAATGA
- a CDS encoding L,D-transpeptidase family protein, producing MRRSTILSAVLWACVVVLAAALFGCTDYYPPHMRPLSGKMRALMAEKGMTPSQPILIRVFKSEAELEVWKQKDDGHYYLLKTYPICKYSGGLGPKQKQGDLQAPEGFYVVDRKRLNPKSHYHLSFNIGYPNAFDRSLNRTGANLMVHGQCKSRGCYAMTDPVIEEIYALAAEAFAGGQEKFQVHAFPFRMTTANLAAQTSSQWFDFWVNLKEGYDYFEVTRLEPPIAVCGKRYVFNAAFPGGDYPNPKRACPRYQKLPVVAFKPQRDQRTVAQSSLAEPLGKDIKLRVSDETPVYNMMTLGPATPDPKAQGKEKAGDKNKVAQRGSYEQ from the coding sequence ATGCGTCGTTCCACGATCTTATCGGCCGTTCTTTGGGCCTGTGTGGTCGTTTTGGCGGCGGCCCTATTTGGCTGCACGGACTACTACCCCCCGCATATGCGCCCCTTGTCCGGAAAGATGCGCGCCCTGATGGCCGAGAAAGGCATGACCCCGTCTCAGCCCATCCTGATCCGTGTCTTCAAGTCCGAGGCCGAGCTCGAGGTCTGGAAGCAGAAGGACGACGGGCACTACTACCTCTTGAAGACCTATCCCATCTGCAAGTATTCCGGCGGGCTCGGGCCGAAGCAGAAGCAGGGCGACCTGCAGGCGCCGGAAGGGTTCTATGTCGTCGACAGGAAGCGGCTGAACCCGAAGAGCCACTACCATCTTTCTTTCAATATCGGCTATCCAAACGCCTTCGACCGGTCCCTGAACCGGACGGGCGCCAATCTCATGGTGCATGGCCAGTGCAAGTCGCGCGGCTGCTACGCCATGACGGACCCGGTCATCGAAGAAATTTACGCGCTTGCTGCCGAAGCCTTCGCAGGCGGCCAGGAGAAATTCCAGGTCCACGCCTTTCCGTTCCGGATGACGACGGCCAACCTGGCGGCGCAGACGAGCAGCCAATGGTTCGACTTCTGGGTCAATCTGAAAGAGGGCTACGACTATTTCGAGGTCACGCGGCTCGAGCCGCCGATTGCCGTTTGCGGCAAGCGCTACGTGTTCAATGCCGCCTTTCCGGGCGGGGACTATCCCAATCCGAAGCGCGCTTGCCCGCGCTACCAGAAGCTGCCCGTGGTCGCGTTCAAGCCCCAGCGGGACCAGCGGACCGTGGCCCAGTCCTCACTCGCCGAACCGCTCGGCAAAGACATCAAGCTACGCGTGAGCGACGAGACTCCCGTCTACAACATGATGACGCTGGGGCCGGCGACGCCCGATCCGAAGGCGCAAGGCAAGGAGAAGGCCGGCGACAAAAACAAGGTCGCCCAACGAGGGTCCTACGAGCAGTGA
- a CDS encoding acetyl-CoA carboxylase carboxyltransferase subunit alpha encodes MRTYLDFEKPIAELESKVAELKALATDGDSVPINDELTRLETKAREALEETYAALTPWQKTQVARHPERPHFTHYVRDLVRDFTPMAGDRYFAEDEAIIGGIGRLAGRSVMVIGHEKGSDTEGRIKHNFGMARPEGYRKAVRLMELADKFSLPVVSLVDTAGAYPGIGAEERGQAEAIARSTECCMRLGVPIVSLIIGEGGSGGAVALATANRIFMLEHSIYTVASPEAAASILWRDSARAQDAATNMKITAQDLKRLGIVDGIIPEPVGGAHRDPQAVLQAAGDVIANAIAWFDDYTPDQIRKERREKFMAMGREA; translated from the coding sequence ATGCGTACTTATCTCGATTTCGAAAAACCGATCGCGGAGCTTGAAAGCAAGGTCGCCGAATTGAAGGCTCTTGCGACCGACGGCGATTCCGTCCCGATCAACGACGAGCTGACGCGGCTCGAGACCAAGGCGCGCGAAGCGCTCGAGGAAACCTACGCGGCGCTCACGCCCTGGCAGAAGACGCAGGTAGCGCGCCATCCGGAACGGCCCCATTTCACCCATTACGTCCGGGATCTCGTACGCGATTTCACGCCCATGGCGGGCGACCGCTATTTCGCCGAGGACGAGGCGATTATCGGCGGAATCGGCCGGCTTGCGGGCCGGTCCGTCATGGTCATCGGTCACGAAAAAGGGTCCGACACTGAGGGCCGCATCAAGCACAATTTCGGCATGGCCCGCCCGGAAGGCTACCGCAAGGCCGTCCGGCTGATGGAACTGGCCGACAAGTTTTCGCTGCCGGTGGTGAGCCTCGTGGATACGGCCGGGGCCTATCCGGGAATCGGCGCCGAGGAGCGCGGCCAGGCGGAGGCCATCGCCCGGAGCACCGAGTGCTGCATGCGTCTCGGCGTGCCCATCGTTTCGCTGATCATCGGCGAGGGCGGGTCCGGCGGCGCCGTGGCCCTTGCCACCGCGAACCGGATCTTCATGCTCGAGCACTCGATCTACACCGTGGCTTCGCCCGAAGCTGCCGCCTCCATCTTGTGGCGGGATTCGGCGCGGGCGCAGGATGCGGCCACCAACATGAAGATCACCGCTCAGGACCTGAAGAGGCTCGGCATTGTCGACGGGATCATCCCGGAGCCCGTCGGCGGCGCGCACCGCGACCCGCAGGCCGTCCTGCAGGCCGCCGGGGACGTCATCGCGAATGCCATCGCCTGGTTCGACGACTACACGCCCGACCAGATCCGAAAAGAGCGCCGTGAGAAATTCATGGCTATGGGCCGGGAAGCTTAG
- a CDS encoding site-specific tyrosine recombinase XerD, protein MLMAERGAASHTVAAYSRDLSGFLAFLAAKKTDASAATADHVRGYLEVLAADGLAPTSRARKLSAIRQFFRFLLSEGVRKDDPTSAIDSPRRGRPLPKVLSLAEVETLIGTAKEACQTAAEGAPRRRAFRLNALLETLYASGLRVSELVALPRNVLAVDDRVMTIKGKGGRERLVPLNDAAREALAAYLAVLAQEPALKASPFLFPTGDGGQHMTRQRFGQELKDLALAAGLDPARVSPHVLRHAFASHLLERGADLRTVQQLLGHADISTTQIYTHVIEERLRRLVEEHHPLAKARLTKPR, encoded by the coding sequence ATGCTCATGGCCGAGCGGGGGGCGGCGTCCCATACGGTGGCCGCCTATTCGCGTGATCTCTCCGGTTTTCTCGCGTTTCTCGCAGCCAAAAAGACCGATGCGTCGGCCGCCACAGCAGATCACGTGCGCGGCTATCTCGAGGTCCTGGCCGCCGACGGGCTGGCGCCGACGTCGCGGGCCCGCAAGCTCTCGGCCATCCGGCAGTTTTTCCGGTTTCTGTTGAGTGAGGGCGTGCGAAAGGACGATCCGACCTCCGCAATCGACAGTCCGCGGCGGGGACGGCCCTTGCCCAAGGTTCTGTCGCTCGCCGAGGTCGAGACGCTGATTGGTACCGCCAAGGAGGCCTGCCAGACGGCCGCCGAGGGCGCGCCGCGCCGCCGCGCGTTCCGGCTGAATGCCCTCCTGGAAACGCTGTACGCCTCGGGATTGCGTGTTTCGGAGCTTGTGGCCTTGCCGCGCAACGTGCTGGCGGTCGACGACCGCGTCATGACCATCAAGGGTAAAGGCGGCCGCGAGCGCCTCGTGCCGCTGAACGATGCGGCGCGGGAAGCGCTCGCGGCCTATCTCGCCGTCCTGGCGCAGGAGCCGGCCCTCAAGGCCTCGCCATTCCTGTTCCCGACCGGCGACGGGGGGCAGCACATGACCCGCCAGCGTTTCGGTCAGGAACTCAAGGACTTAGCCCTAGCGGCAGGCCTCGATCCTGCGCGGGTCTCGCCGCACGTGTTGCGCCACGCCTTTGCCAGTCACTTGCTGGAACGAGGCGCGGACTTGCGGACGGTCCAGCAACTCCTGGGGCATGCGGATATCTCCACAACGCAGATCTACACCCATGTGATCGAGGAACGGCTGCGGCGCCTGGTCGAGGAGCATCATCCGCTGGCCAAGGCGCGGTTAACGAAGCCGCGTTAG
- a CDS encoding shikimate kinase yields MPHRNAEPNSDRDRQLAEIRRSLGEKSLVLIGLMGAGKSAVGRRLATSLNLPFTDADSEIEAAAGQSIGEIFAEHGEAYFRTGERKVIARLLENGPQVLATGGGAYVDPETRTAIKEHGISIWLKANLRVLMKRVGRRDNRPLLQVDNPETVMKRLMAERNPVYAQADITVESKEAPHEVMVSSIIDALSARLAQESAGDPAKAQ; encoded by the coding sequence ATGCCTCACCGTAATGCCGAACCAAATAGCGACCGCGACCGGCAACTCGCGGAAATTCGCCGATCCTTAGGCGAAAAATCCCTCGTGCTGATCGGCTTGATGGGGGCCGGCAAGAGTGCCGTGGGGCGGCGCCTCGCGACGTCTCTCAACCTGCCCTTCACGGACGCCGACAGCGAGATCGAGGCCGCCGCAGGCCAGAGCATCGGCGAAATCTTCGCGGAGCACGGCGAGGCCTATTTCCGGACCGGCGAGCGGAAGGTAATCGCACGGCTCCTGGAAAACGGTCCGCAGGTACTGGCGACCGGCGGCGGCGCCTATGTGGATCCAGAGACCCGAACCGCGATCAAAGAGCACGGGATTTCGATCTGGCTCAAGGCCAACTTGCGCGTGCTCATGAAACGTGTCGGACGCCGCGACAACAGGCCCTTGCTGCAGGTGGACAATCCCGAGACCGTGATGAAGAGACTGATGGCGGAGCGGAACCCGGTTTACGCCCAAGCCGACATCACCGTGGAAAGCAAGGAAGCCCCCCACGAAGTCATGGTGAGCAGTATTATCGACGCGCTTTCGGCCCGGCTCGCTCAGGAGTCCGCCGGCGATCCGGCGAAGGCGCAATAA
- the aroB gene encoding 3-dehydroquinate synthase has protein sequence MQTQTAHGTNNGETEIQVALTARGYPIVIGEDLIAAAGQRLKASLADARFAVVSDANVAALHLAQLKAGLEEEGLFLGSAVVAPGESSKSFPVLAKLCETLLELGVERGDCVIALGGGVVGDLAGFAASILRRGVRVVQMPTTLLAQVDSAIGGKTGIDTKQGKNLIGTFHQPSLVLSDIAVLSTLSDREFRAGYAEVAKYGLLGDAPFFAWLEENWRDIFAGDTAKRRHAVETSARAKAAIVMEDERETSGKRALLNLGHTFGHALEAFAGYSDRLLHGEAISIGMRQAFSYSVERGLCSADDAARAEAHFKAVGLPTEIAAIPGDKPTPGEMLRLMAQDKKVKGGNMVLVLARGIGEAFVENEVSMPELTDFLKRECAPQ, from the coding sequence GTGCAAACGCAGACAGCCCACGGAACGAACAACGGCGAGACGGAGATCCAGGTCGCGCTGACCGCACGCGGCTACCCGATCGTCATCGGCGAGGACCTCATCGCCGCCGCCGGTCAGCGCCTGAAGGCGTCGCTTGCGGACGCGCGCTTCGCCGTGGTGAGCGATGCCAATGTGGCCGCGCTGCATCTCGCGCAGCTCAAGGCCGGGCTCGAAGAGGAAGGCCTGTTCCTCGGTTCCGCCGTCGTCGCCCCCGGCGAGTCCAGCAAGAGTTTCCCCGTGCTCGCCAAACTGTGCGAGACGCTGCTCGAACTCGGAGTCGAACGGGGCGATTGCGTCATCGCGCTGGGCGGCGGCGTCGTTGGCGACCTCGCGGGCTTTGCCGCCTCGATCCTACGGCGCGGCGTCCGCGTGGTGCAGATGCCGACAACGCTGCTGGCCCAAGTCGATTCCGCCATCGGCGGCAAAACGGGCATCGACACGAAACAGGGCAAGAACCTGATCGGCACGTTTCACCAGCCGAGCCTCGTCCTGTCCGACATCGCCGTACTCTCGACCTTGAGCGACCGGGAGTTCCGCGCGGGCTATGCCGAGGTCGCCAAATACGGCCTCCTCGGCGATGCGCCCTTCTTCGCCTGGCTCGAAGAGAATTGGCGGGACATCTTCGCCGGCGACACGGCCAAGCGCCGCCATGCGGTAGAGACGAGCGCCCGCGCCAAGGCGGCCATCGTCATGGAGGACGAACGCGAGACGAGCGGCAAGCGTGCCCTGCTCAATCTCGGCCACACATTCGGCCATGCCCTGGAGGCCTTTGCCGGCTATTCGGATCGCCTGCTGCATGGCGAGGCCATTTCCATTGGCATGCGGCAGGCCTTCTCATACTCGGTCGAACGCGGCCTGTGCTCCGCCGACGACGCGGCCCGCGCCGAAGCCCATTTCAAGGCCGTCGGCCTGCCGACGGAGATCGCCGCCATTCCCGGCGACAAGCCGACGCCCGGCGAGATGCTGCGGCTCATGGCTCAGGACAAGAAGGTCAAGGGCGGCAACATGGTTCTCGTGCTGGCGCGCGGCATCGGAGAAGCATTCGTCGAGAACGAGGTCTCCATGCCCGAGCTGACAGACTTCCTTAAGCGGGAGTGCGCACCCCAATGA
- a CDS encoding HlyC/CorC family transporter, translating to MTLALGLTLGAIIGLLILSAFFSGSETALTAASRARMHALEDDGNARAGLVNRLLDSRERLIGALLLGNNLVNIAASALTTSLFLSVFGDAGVAYATLVMTALVVIFAEVLPKTYAILNADKMALAVAPVLKVLVALLAPVTAALQFLVRHTLRLFGTNIDDDTDVLSAHEEIRGAIELHHKEGGVVKGDRDMLGGVLDLRDLDVSDIMIHRTKMVAIDADLPPAEIIDQALQSSHTRLPLWKGEREEIVGILHARTLLQALRDSQGDVSKIDVMALATPPWFVPDTTTLKAQLAAFLKRKAHFAIVVDEYGEVMGLLTLEDIIEEIVGDITDETDVAATDAQPQPDGSLIVEGLVPIRDVNRLMDWDLPDEEATTVAGLVIHEAQTIPNPGQTFNFHGFRFEVLRRHRNRITRLRVVPPDDDADEAEANDAKPSAKSAP from the coding sequence ATGACCCTGGCCCTGGGATTAACGCTTGGCGCGATTATCGGCCTTCTGATCCTCTCTGCCTTCTTTTCCGGTTCGGAGACGGCGCTGACGGCGGCGAGCCGCGCGCGCATGCATGCGCTCGAGGACGACGGCAACGCACGCGCGGGCCTGGTCAACCGTTTGCTGGACTCCCGCGAGCGCCTGATCGGGGCGCTGCTGCTCGGGAACAATCTCGTCAATATCGCCGCCTCCGCGCTCACCACATCGCTGTTCCTGTCCGTCTTTGGGGATGCGGGCGTTGCCTATGCGACCCTGGTGATGACGGCTCTGGTGGTCATTTTCGCCGAGGTGCTGCCGAAGACCTATGCGATCCTGAACGCGGACAAGATGGCGCTTGCCGTCGCGCCGGTGCTGAAGGTTCTGGTGGCCCTGCTCGCGCCGGTGACCGCGGCGCTGCAATTCCTCGTCCGACATACCTTGCGCCTGTTCGGGACGAATATCGACGACGACACGGACGTGTTGTCGGCGCATGAAGAGATCCGCGGCGCCATCGAGCTGCACCACAAGGAAGGCGGCGTGGTGAAGGGCGACCGCGACATGTTGGGCGGCGTGCTGGATCTGCGGGATCTGGATGTCTCAGACATCATGATCCACCGGACCAAGATGGTGGCGATCGACGCCGACCTGCCGCCCGCGGAGATCATCGATCAGGCGCTGCAGAGTTCACACACGCGCTTGCCGCTCTGGAAAGGCGAACGCGAGGAGATCGTCGGCATCTTGCATGCCCGAACGCTGTTGCAGGCGCTGCGCGATTCGCAAGGCGATGTCAGCAAGATCGACGTGATGGCGCTCGCAACCCCACCCTGGTTTGTGCCGGACACGACGACGCTCAAGGCCCAACTGGCGGCCTTCCTCAAACGGAAGGCTCACTTCGCCATCGTCGTGGACGAGTACGGCGAGGTGATGGGCCTGCTCACCCTGGAAGACATCATCGAGGAAATCGTCGGCGACATCACGGACGAGACGGACGTCGCCGCCACGGACGCGCAGCCGCAGCCCGACGGATCGCTGATTGTCGAAGGGCTCGTGCCGATCCGCGACGTGAACCGGCTCATGGATTGGGACCTGCCGGACGAGGAAGCAACCACCGTTGCCGGCCTCGTGATCCACGAGGCGCAGACCATCCCCAATCCGGGCCAGACCTTCAACTTCCACGGCTTCCGTTTCGAGGTGCTCCGGCGCCACCGCAACCGCATCACGCGCCTGCGCGTCGTCCCGCCGGACGACGACGCCGACGAGGCGGAGGCGAACGACGCCAAGCCGTCCGCAAAATCCGCGCCCTAG
- a CDS encoding BolA family protein: protein MSVEQTIKEKLTAAFSPEALQVVNDSHHHAHHAGSPGTGESHFSVIVVSPAFAGKSRLDRHRMVNAVLAEELSGKIHALAVTALTPEDAAKRPA, encoded by the coding sequence ATGAGTGTCGAACAAACCATCAAGGAAAAACTGACCGCGGCCTTCTCGCCCGAAGCGCTGCAGGTCGTCAATGACTCCCACCACCATGCCCACCATGCCGGTTCACCCGGCACGGGCGAAAGCCATTTCTCCGTTATCGTGGTGTCGCCTGCGTTCGCGGGCAAGTCGCGGCTGGATCGTCACCGCATGGTCAACGCGGTTCTGGCCGAAGAACTGTCGGGCAAGATCCACGCGCTGGCCGTCACCGCGCTGACGCCGGAGGATGCGGCGAAGCGGCCGGCTTAG
- a CDS encoding J domain-containing protein gives MKLDSKIFDHLRVKPDEDRLLRDTAPKCEWEGCDNPGLYPAPKGRGMEGKYHRFCLDHVREYNKGYNYFSGVPDEEVVAQQKADQIGDRPTWFVGVNAYGKSKGRGRGQRGGYGYRFETKDPFGLFGERGPAGEAPGKVKRPLKRLERKALHQLNLDDDATKQDIKTRFKELVKRLHPDHNNGDRSSEDKLREVIQAYNYLRQAGLA, from the coding sequence ATGAAACTCGATTCAAAAATATTCGACCACCTGAGGGTCAAGCCCGACGAGGACCGCTTGCTGCGCGATACCGCGCCGAAATGCGAGTGGGAGGGCTGCGACAATCCCGGACTCTATCCGGCGCCGAAGGGGCGCGGGATGGAAGGGAAGTACCATCGCTTCTGTCTCGACCACGTGCGCGAATACAACAAGGGCTACAACTACTTCTCCGGCGTGCCCGACGAGGAAGTGGTGGCCCAGCAGAAAGCCGACCAGATCGGCGACCGGCCCACCTGGTTTGTCGGCGTCAACGCCTACGGCAAAAGCAAGGGGCGCGGCCGGGGGCAGCGCGGCGGCTATGGCTACCGTTTCGAGACGAAGGACCCCTTTGGGCTCTTCGGCGAGAGAGGCCCCGCGGGCGAAGCCCCGGGCAAGGTCAAACGGCCGCTGAAACGCCTCGAACGCAAGGCGCTCCACCAGCTCAACTTGGACGACGACGCCACTAAGCAGGACATCAAAACGCGCTTCAAGGAGCTCGTGAAACGGCTTCATCCGGACCACAACAACGGCGACCGATCCTCCGAGGACAAGTTGCGCGAAGTCATCCAAGCCTATAACTATCTAAGGCAAGCGGGGCTCGCATAG
- the cobS gene encoding cobaltochelatase subunit CobS, with amino-acid sequence MTLETATNDAGLPDMSVSVRQVFGIDTNLEVPAYSQPDEHVPDVDPDYLFNRDVTLAILAGFKHNRRVMIQGYHGTGKSTHIEQVAARLNWPCIRINLDSHVSRIDLVGKDAIVIKDGQQVTEFREGILPYALQTNTALCFDEYDAGRPDVMFVIQRVLEVSGKLTLLDQSKVIRPHPAFRLFATTNTIGLGDTSGLYHGTQQINQGQMDRWSIVATLNYLPHDDEVEIVMAKVKSYGTEEGRKIVSNMVRVAELTRNAFMNGDLSTVMSPRTVITWAENAEIFGDVGTAFALSFLNKCDELERGLIAEFYQRCFGEDLPDSTANVALS; translated from the coding sequence ATGACTCTTGAAACTGCGACGAACGACGCCGGGCTCCCGGATATGTCGGTCTCCGTGCGCCAAGTTTTTGGCATCGACACCAATCTTGAGGTGCCGGCCTACTCCCAGCCGGACGAGCACGTCCCGGATGTCGACCCGGACTATCTCTTCAACCGCGACGTGACCTTGGCCATCCTGGCCGGGTTCAAACACAACCGGCGCGTGATGATCCAGGGCTATCACGGCACGGGCAAATCGACGCATATCGAGCAGGTGGCCGCGCGGCTCAACTGGCCGTGCATCCGCATCAACCTCGACAGCCATGTGAGCCGCATCGATCTCGTGGGCAAGGACGCGATCGTCATCAAGGACGGTCAACAGGTCACCGAGTTCCGCGAGGGGATCCTGCCCTATGCCCTGCAGACCAACACGGCGCTCTGCTTCGACGAATACGACGCAGGCCGCCCCGACGTGATGTTCGTGATCCAGCGCGTGCTGGAAGTGTCGGGCAAGCTGACGCTGCTCGACCAGTCGAAGGTCATCCGGCCGCATCCGGCCTTCCGCCTGTTCGCCACCACCAACACGATCGGCCTCGGCGACACGAGCGGCCTGTATCACGGCACGCAGCAGATCAACCAAGGTCAGATGGATCGCTGGTCGATCGTCGCCACGCTCAACTACCTCCCCCACGACGACGAGGTCGAGATCGTCATGGCGAAGGTGAAGTCGTACGGGACCGAAGAGGGCCGCAAGATCGTGTCGAACATGGTCCGCGTGGCCGAACTGACCCGCAACGCCTTCATGAACGGCGACCTGTCCACGGTGATGAGCCCGCGCACGGTGATCACCTGGGCCGAGAACGCGGAGATCTTCGGCGACGTCGGAACCGCGTTCGCGCTGTCGTTCCTCAACAAGTGCGACGAGTTGGAGCGTGGGCTGATCGCCGAGTTCTATCAGCGCTGCTTCGGCGAGGACCTGCCGGACTCAACCGCCAATGTGGCGCTGAGCTAA
- the cobT gene encoding cobaltochelatase subunit CobT — protein sequence MAGPKRKEAPLDPFKRAVTLATRAIAADSGVEVVFSNEPPGLSGKTARIPEPPRVPTREELAAIRGHADAAALTVSCRDEALHRRLAPSGGEARAVFEALEQARVEAIGATRMDGVSQNLAARTEQRYARSRITEETERSEAPLPDALALMVRERLTGEAPPARARPLVNLWRPWVEERAKRQLDQMQGTLLDQEAFGQLARDLLTALNMADQLDQGEENEESTEDGESEPDQAEDQGDAADAQDGTELAQESEAQPDDTAEDTLEDQEDGPTDQLDDDADSADLPRRSDPWRPNFSVLDDPSAFGYKVFTDEFDEIVTADDLCDADELDRLRSFLDKQLVSLQGAVARLANRLQRRLLAQQDRGWDFDLDEGTLDAARLARIIIDPMHPLTFKQERDTEFRDTVVTLLLDNSGSMRGRPIMVAACCADILARTLERCGVKVEILGFTTRAWKGGHAREAWLNAMKPPFPGRLNDLRHIIYKAADTPWRRARRNLGLMMREGLLKENIDGEALAWAHKRLLARPEQRRILMMISDGAPVDDSTLSVNSGAYLEKHLRQVIHEIETRSPVELLAIGIGHDVTRYYRRAVTITDAEELAGAMTDKLAELFDEDAALRALQRANPSAARAKRKVLH from the coding sequence ATGGCTGGACCGAAACGGAAAGAGGCGCCCCTCGATCCGTTCAAGCGCGCGGTAACGCTGGCGACGCGAGCGATCGCCGCCGATAGCGGCGTGGAGGTCGTGTTTTCGAACGAACCGCCCGGACTTTCCGGCAAGACGGCGCGGATCCCCGAACCGCCCCGCGTCCCGACGCGCGAGGAACTCGCCGCCATTCGCGGCCATGCGGACGCTGCGGCGCTCACGGTCTCTTGCCGCGACGAAGCGCTACACCGGCGGCTGGCCCCATCGGGCGGCGAAGCGCGGGCCGTGTTCGAGGCTCTCGAGCAGGCTCGCGTCGAGGCGATCGGCGCGACGCGGATGGACGGCGTTTCCCAAAATCTCGCCGCCCGCACCGAACAGCGTTATGCGCGCAGCCGCATCACCGAAGAGACGGAGCGCTCCGAAGCGCCCCTGCCCGATGCCCTCGCCTTGATGGTACGAGAACGCCTGACGGGCGAAGCGCCGCCCGCCCGCGCCCGGCCGCTCGTCAATCTGTGGCGCCCCTGGGTCGAGGAGCGCGCGAAGAGGCAGCTCGACCAGATGCAAGGGACCCTGCTCGATCAGGAAGCCTTCGGTCAGCTCGCGCGCGACCTCCTGACCGCGCTGAACATGGCCGACCAGCTCGACCAGGGCGAAGAGAACGAAGAGTCGACCGAGGACGGCGAGTCCGAACCGGATCAGGCCGAGGACCAAGGCGACGCGGCCGACGCGCAGGACGGCACGGAGCTCGCTCAGGAGTCCGAAGCCCAACCCGACGACACCGCCGAAGACACGTTGGAGGACCAAGAGGACGGGCCGACCGACCAGCTGGACGACGACGCGGACTCGGCCGATCTGCCGCGCCGATCCGATCCCTGGCGTCCCAACTTCTCGGTGCTCGATGACCCGTCTGCCTTCGGCTACAAGGTCTTCACGGACGAGTTCGACGAGATTGTCACCGCCGATGACCTGTGCGACGCGGACGAACTCGACCGGCTTCGCTCGTTCCTGGACAAGCAGCTCGTGTCGCTGCAAGGCGCGGTGGCGCGGCTCGCCAACAGGCTGCAGCGCCGGCTGCTCGCGCAGCAGGATCGCGGCTGGGACTTCGATCTCGACGAAGGCACGCTCGACGCTGCGCGCCTCGCCCGAATCATCATCGATCCCATGCACCCGCTGACCTTCAAGCAGGAACGCGACACAGAATTCCGCGACACGGTCGTGACCTTGCTGCTGGACAATTCAGGCTCGATGCGCGGCCGCCCGATCATGGTCGCGGCCTGCTGCGCCGACATTCTTGCGCGCACGCTGGAACGCTGCGGCGTGAAAGTGGAGATTCTGGGCTTCACCACGCGCGCCTGGAAAGGCGGACACGCGCGCGAAGCCTGGCTCAACGCCATGAAGCCGCCCTTCCCCGGACGCCTGAACGATTTGCGGCACATCATCTACAAGGCGGCGGACACGCCCTGGCGCCGGGCGCGACGCAATCTCGGCCTGATGATGCGCGAAGGACTGCTCAAGGAGAATATCGACGGCGAGGCGCTGGCTTGGGCGCACAAGCGCCTTCTGGCGCGGCCCGAGCAGCGGCGCATCCTGATGATGATCTCAGACGGCGCGCCGGTCGACGACTCCACCCTGTCGGTCAATTCGGGCGCCTATCTCGAAAAGCACCTGCGTCAGGTGATCCACGAGATCGAGACCCGTTCCCCCGTCGAGCTGCTGGCCATCGGCATCGGTCACGACGTGACCCGCTATTATCGCCGTGCCGTCACCATCACGGACGCGGAGGAACTGGCCGGCGCAATGACCGACAAGCTCGCCGAACTCTTCGACGAAGACGCCGCCCTTCGCGCGTTGCAACGCGCCAACCCGAGCGCCGCTCGGGCGAAACGGAAGGTGCTGCACTAG